The Paraburkholderia sabiae genome includes a region encoding these proteins:
- a CDS encoding LysR substrate-binding domain-containing protein has translation MELRHLRYFIAVAEEGSLLTAAQRRLHTSQPSLSRQIRDLEFEVGVKLLERQARGVALTTAGKIFLDHARLALLQVEAAIDGARRAEQPGKPILAMGFLAGQEVVWLPHALRILREEAPDAEITLCSQSSPELALGLMRGKLDVAFLRPERQTVGLSFKVLAKEPLIAVLPADHRLTSRKKMRPQDLASQIYVSSSRTSPVLESVIQHYASSVGITLKAGYEGENLPSAMSLVTSTGGVTLIPLYAQNMLTPNVVARALDGVPPTIDLVLGYSDANANPLLLRLLSRADELVANVQDQSIIRYAV, from the coding sequence ATGGAACTTCGACATCTGCGATATTTCATCGCGGTTGCGGAGGAAGGAAGTCTGTTGACAGCTGCCCAACGGCGGCTACACACGTCGCAGCCGTCACTGAGCCGGCAGATCCGCGATCTTGAATTCGAAGTGGGTGTGAAATTACTGGAGCGCCAGGCACGCGGCGTGGCGCTTACCACTGCTGGAAAAATTTTCCTTGATCACGCGCGACTGGCGCTGCTTCAAGTCGAAGCTGCTATCGACGGGGCACGGCGTGCGGAACAGCCTGGAAAACCCATCTTGGCAATGGGCTTTCTTGCGGGGCAGGAAGTCGTATGGTTACCGCACGCGCTGCGCATCCTCCGCGAGGAGGCACCGGATGCGGAGATCACACTGTGCAGCCAGTCTTCTCCTGAACTCGCTCTTGGGCTAATGCGAGGAAAGCTGGACGTCGCTTTCCTTCGCCCCGAGAGACAGACCGTTGGCCTGTCATTCAAAGTCCTGGCAAAGGAGCCACTGATCGCCGTACTGCCGGCAGACCATCGGCTGACGTCACGCAAGAAAATGCGGCCGCAGGATCTCGCCAGCCAAATTTACGTCAGTTCGTCCAGGACTTCTCCCGTACTGGAATCCGTGATTCAGCACTACGCATCGAGTGTCGGTATAACGCTCAAGGCGGGGTACGAGGGCGAGAACCTCCCCTCCGCGATGTCGCTCGTTACGTCAACGGGTGGCGTTACGCTTATCCCGCTGTATGCGCAAAATATGCTGACACCAAACGTCGTTGCAAGGGCCCTTGACGGCGTACCTCCGACGATTGATCTCGTCTTGGGATACAGCGATGCAAATGCAAACCCGTTACTTCTTCGGCTGTTATCTCGTGCGGACGAGTTGGTCGCAAATGTTCAGGATCAAAGCATCATTCGCTATGCCGTCTAG
- a CDS encoding transglutaminase family protein, protein MSVFLEVEHITTYRYVKPVEFSPHRVMFRPRAAHDIRVLSATLTASPHSTQYWMQDVFSNSVAVVEPRVPADTLDLRARFVIEHFGVKNLELPVAAEAESYPFQYSDEDRLDLAPFLPPQYPDDQPLLRDWVAQFLPQRGTTHTRDILGNINDAIRSDFEYQSRDAMGTQRPSETLERRSGTCRDFALLMMEVVRELGLAARFVSGYLYDQTLDTALPPAIRNTGLQQGARQIESRDEPLVVGAGATHAWLHVFLPGAGWVPYDPTNSLVGGTDLIRVAYTRKPEHAAPVSGSWFGAAQDFIGMDVSVSVRRIEPPAEPAFASERLSQSPLAAGS, encoded by the coding sequence ATGTCCGTCTTTCTCGAAGTCGAGCACATCACCACCTACCGGTACGTCAAGCCTGTGGAGTTTTCTCCGCACCGCGTGATGTTCCGGCCGCGCGCCGCGCACGACATTCGCGTGCTGTCGGCCACGCTGACAGCGTCGCCGCACAGCACGCAATACTGGATGCAGGACGTGTTTTCCAATTCGGTGGCGGTCGTCGAGCCCCGCGTGCCCGCCGACACGCTCGATCTGCGCGCACGCTTCGTGATCGAGCATTTCGGCGTGAAGAATCTGGAGTTGCCGGTGGCGGCCGAAGCCGAGAGCTACCCGTTCCAGTACAGCGACGAAGATCGGCTCGACCTGGCACCGTTCCTGCCGCCGCAATATCCGGACGATCAACCGCTGCTGCGCGACTGGGTGGCGCAGTTTCTTCCGCAACGCGGCACTACCCACACGCGCGACATCCTGGGCAATATCAACGACGCGATCCGCAGCGATTTCGAGTACCAGTCGCGCGATGCGATGGGCACCCAGCGTCCATCCGAAACACTGGAACGGCGCAGCGGCACCTGCCGCGATTTCGCGCTGCTGATGATGGAAGTGGTACGCGAACTGGGACTGGCCGCGCGGTTCGTTTCAGGGTATTTGTACGACCAGACGCTCGACACTGCCCTGCCGCCCGCGATACGCAACACGGGGCTACAACAGGGCGCGCGACAGATCGAAAGCCGCGACGAGCCGCTCGTCGTCGGTGCGGGCGCGACTCACGCATGGTTGCACGTCTTCCTGCCGGGCGCCGGCTGGGTGCCCTACGATCCGACCAATTCGCTCGTCGGCGGCACCGATCTGATTCGCGTGGCCTACACGCGCAAGCCCGAACACGCGGCGCCCGTGTCCGGTTCGTGGTTCGGTGCGGCGCAGGACTTCATCGGCATGGACGTTAGCGTGAGCGTGCGGCGTATCGAGCCGCCTGCCGAGCCGGCATTTGCCAGCGAACGACTTTCGCAGAGCCCGCTGGCGGCCGGCTCTTAA
- a CDS encoding alpha/beta fold hydrolase, translating to MPTITTPDGVKIFYKDWGAGQPIVFSHGWPLSADDWDAQMMFFLHHGYRVIAHDRRGHGRSEQAGAGNDMDHWVADLAALTEHLDIRDAIHIGHSTGGGEVARYVARHQERVAKAVLVASLTPNMVKTEANPAGQPREWFDAVKSGVLGNRSEFYRAVPEGPFYGFNRAGAKPSEAVIANWWRQGMAGSAQAHYETVFSWLEDYTEDLKKITVPVLVMHGEDDQIVPFASSVPRAVDLLANGVLKAYAGFPHGMLTTHADVLNPDLLEFIKS from the coding sequence ATGCCTACGATCACCACTCCGGACGGCGTAAAGATCTTCTACAAGGACTGGGGGGCCGGTCAGCCGATCGTCTTCAGCCATGGCTGGCCCCTGTCGGCCGACGACTGGGACGCCCAGATGATGTTTTTCCTTCACCACGGCTACCGGGTGATCGCCCATGACCGGCGCGGGCACGGTCGGTCCGAGCAAGCCGGCGCCGGCAACGACATGGACCACTGGGTCGCCGACCTCGCTGCACTGACTGAACATCTCGACATTCGCGACGCTATCCACATCGGGCACTCCACCGGCGGCGGCGAGGTGGCGCGTTACGTCGCCCGCCACCAGGAGCGGGTCGCCAAGGCAGTGCTGGTGGCCTCGTTGACGCCGAACATGGTGAAAACCGAAGCGAACCCTGCAGGTCAGCCGCGGGAGTGGTTCGACGCGGTTAAGTCAGGCGTGCTTGGCAACCGGTCGGAGTTTTACCGGGCAGTGCCGGAGGGTCCGTTCTATGGATTCAACCGTGCGGGCGCCAAGCCGTCTGAGGCGGTGATCGCGAACTGGTGGCGCCAGGGAATGGCCGGCAGCGCCCAGGCCCACTACGAGACCGTATTTTCCTGGCTGGAGGACTATACCGAAGATCTGAAGAAGATCACTGTGCCGGTACTGGTCATGCATGGCGAAGATGACCAGATCGTCCCGTTCGCCAGTTCGGTGCCTCGTGCGGTCGACCTGCTCGCAAACGGTGTGCTGAAGGCATACGCTGGCTTCCCGCACGGCATGCTGACCACCCACGCGGATGTCCTGAACCCCGACCTTCTCGAGTTCATCAAATCCTGA
- a CDS encoding LysR family transcriptional regulator, with protein sequence MSDRVDAPINEIAVFVAVAQTGSFTRAAEEMGNSKSNVGKAVQRLEARLGTRLFQRTTRAVRLTEDGETYLQAARDALDGLREAEQQLAARRSEPVGRVKIDVPAGFGRLLLPSFLELRAKHPKVTLELALTDRMSDPIGEGWDVVVRIGALPEDSELTVRKLCDLRNGLYASPDYLERKGTPADIDQLGEHDAVIFRGPMGRLRPWTLRDGTSTKEFAPQPVMVLADGQALVEAAVAGFGIAQIFDRVALPHVRAGRLVHVLPDADVDGPPVHAIISLGQKMAAKTRAVVNHLAETLQRTEA encoded by the coding sequence ATGAGCGACCGCGTGGATGCACCGATCAACGAGATTGCCGTCTTCGTGGCCGTCGCGCAAACGGGCAGCTTCACGCGCGCCGCGGAGGAGATGGGCAACAGCAAGTCGAACGTCGGCAAGGCGGTGCAGCGGCTGGAAGCGCGGCTTGGCACGCGCCTTTTTCAGCGCACGACGCGCGCGGTGCGGCTCACGGAAGACGGCGAGACTTATTTGCAGGCCGCGCGCGATGCGCTCGATGGACTGCGCGAAGCCGAGCAGCAATTGGCCGCGCGGCGCTCGGAACCGGTCGGCAGAGTGAAGATCGATGTGCCCGCTGGCTTCGGCAGATTGCTGCTGCCGAGCTTTCTGGAACTGCGCGCGAAGCATCCCAAGGTGACGCTCGAACTCGCGTTGACCGACCGTATGTCGGACCCGATCGGCGAGGGCTGGGATGTGGTCGTGCGCATCGGCGCGTTGCCCGAGGACAGCGAGCTGACCGTGCGCAAGCTCTGCGATCTGCGCAACGGACTGTATGCGTCGCCGGATTATCTCGAACGAAAAGGCACGCCCGCCGATATCGACCAGCTAGGCGAACACGACGCCGTGATTTTTCGCGGTCCGATGGGGCGCCTGCGTCCATGGACCTTGCGCGACGGAACATCGACCAAAGAGTTTGCGCCGCAGCCGGTGATGGTGCTCGCGGACGGCCAGGCGCTGGTCGAAGCGGCCGTGGCGGGCTTCGGCATCGCGCAGATTTTCGATCGCGTGGCGCTGCCGCATGTGCGCGCGGGACGGCTCGTGCACGTGCTGCCCGACGCCGACGTCGACGGGCCGCCCGTGCACGCGATCATCTCGCTCGGCCAGAAAATGGCCGCGAAAACGCGAGCGGTCGTCAATCATCTGGCCGAGACCTTGCAGCGCACGGAAGCGTAA
- a CDS encoding efflux transporter outer membrane subunit has protein sequence MKARIWKRGFSGSLLLGALLVLAGCSLAPTYEVPATPSVASFKEAPATADAEGTWKTAQPSEDVTRGEWWKVFDDPKLNELEQQALDANQNLKAATARVKEARALNQAARAGLFPTLDAGFGPTKQRVSAASLFEPDGTDVPQQTLWRAQATASYEVDLFGRVASTVDAAKADTQRSEALYRSVLLALQADVAQNYFALRELDAEADVFMQAVALREQSLALVQRRFDEGEITELDVQRAKSELASARSDAMTVQRLRAASEHGLAVLLGETPAAFAITPNPIQAVNLRIPPGLPSSLLERRPDIAAAERAMAAANARVGVAKAAFFPSLTLTGTGGFESATLGDLFKWSSRAFLLGPLAGTALTVPLFDGGRRRGNLANARAVYDEDVAQYRQQVLVAFREVEDGLADLRILETQTQTQDEALKASQRAADLSRKQYTEGAVNYLDVLDAQRTVLQARRTAVQLQGVQAASTVSLIRALGGGWGDMKAAEQVVSAAAGQK, from the coding sequence ATGAAAGCACGTATCTGGAAGCGCGGTTTCAGCGGATCGCTTCTGCTCGGCGCACTGCTCGTCCTCGCGGGTTGCTCGCTCGCGCCGACTTACGAAGTACCCGCGACGCCCTCCGTCGCGAGTTTCAAGGAAGCGCCCGCGACCGCCGATGCCGAGGGCACATGGAAGACCGCGCAGCCGTCCGAGGATGTGACGCGCGGCGAGTGGTGGAAGGTTTTCGACGATCCGAAGCTGAACGAACTCGAACAGCAGGCGCTCGATGCGAACCAGAACCTGAAAGCCGCCACCGCGCGCGTGAAAGAGGCGCGCGCGCTCAATCAGGCCGCGCGCGCCGGTCTCTTTCCAACGCTCGACGCGGGCTTTGGTCCGACGAAGCAGCGTGTGTCCGCTGCGTCGCTGTTCGAACCCGACGGCACCGATGTACCGCAGCAGACGTTATGGCGCGCGCAGGCCACTGCGTCGTATGAAGTGGATCTGTTCGGACGCGTGGCGTCCACGGTCGATGCAGCGAAAGCCGACACGCAGCGCAGCGAGGCGCTCTATCGCTCCGTGCTGCTCGCGCTGCAGGCCGATGTCGCGCAGAACTATTTCGCGCTGCGCGAACTGGATGCCGAAGCGGACGTCTTCATGCAGGCCGTCGCGCTGCGCGAGCAATCGCTTGCGCTCGTGCAACGCCGATTCGACGAAGGCGAGATCACCGAACTCGATGTGCAGCGCGCGAAAAGCGAACTCGCGTCGGCGCGCTCGGACGCGATGACCGTGCAGCGGCTGCGAGCTGCGTCGGAACATGGACTCGCCGTCCTGCTCGGTGAAACGCCTGCCGCCTTCGCGATCACGCCCAATCCGATTCAGGCGGTGAATCTGCGGATACCGCCCGGCTTGCCGTCGTCGCTACTCGAACGCCGGCCCGACATCGCCGCCGCCGAACGCGCGATGGCCGCGGCGAACGCGCGCGTCGGCGTCGCGAAGGCGGCGTTCTTTCCTTCGTTGACGCTCACGGGCACGGGCGGTTTCGAGTCCGCGACGCTCGGCGATCTCTTCAAGTGGAGCAGTCGCGCGTTTCTGCTCGGGCCGCTCGCGGGCACGGCGCTCACTGTGCCGCTCTTCGACGGCGGACGACGCCGCGGCAATCTCGCCAACGCGCGCGCCGTCTATGACGAGGACGTCGCCCAGTATCGCCAGCAGGTGCTGGTCGCGTTCCGCGAAGTGGAAGACGGACTCGCCGATCTGCGCATTCTCGAAACGCAAACGCAGACGCAGGACGAAGCGCTGAAGGCCTCGCAGCGCGCCGCCGATCTGTCGCGCAAGCAATACACCGAGGGTGCGGTGAACTACCTCGACGTGCTCGATGCGCAGCGCACCGTGCTGCAGGCAAGGCGCACCGCCGTGCAGCTTCAGGGCGTGCAGGCGGCGTCGACGGTCAGCCTGATTCGCGCGCTCGGCGGCGGCTGGGGCGATATGAAAGCTGCGGAACAGGTGGTGAGCGCAGCGGCCGGACAGAAGTAA
- a CDS encoding mechanosensitive ion channel family protein, whose amino-acid sequence MFDKTLRIEGGPDWHHFNVHTDSMLVAVLLVAALLLAILLASTICYYVTRSLMLVVVGRLARQEQRKWLRAAERHKVFHRLAPLVPAAIIYAAAPLLSGLTFPMIAALGRPLGILAACYMVYTLLRAGLAFLASVGERYSHSPSASQRPIKSFLQIAAIVLYVIALIALISVLLERSPAYFLTGVSAITALLIIVFRDSLIGFVASIQLAVYDMLQVGDWIEVPGFVADGTVIDIALNTIKVQNFDKSIVMLPTYVLLTNSVKNWRGMTESGSRRVRHAIHFDVGSIRFPDEALLAQLHGDVDLALARPTPGDTQRRTNLGLYRLYLIAYFRDHPAVRHDMPLVIRQLQSSQPVVALEIYVYVEETNWEQYENLQSDMLDHAYGVAPQFGLRCWQPQWPSSPV is encoded by the coding sequence ATGTTCGACAAGACGCTGCGTATCGAGGGCGGGCCGGACTGGCATCACTTCAACGTCCATACCGACAGCATGCTCGTCGCGGTCCTGCTCGTCGCCGCCCTGCTGCTGGCGATTCTGCTGGCGAGCACGATCTGCTACTACGTGACGCGCTCGCTGATGCTGGTGGTCGTCGGGCGTCTTGCACGCCAGGAGCAGCGCAAGTGGCTGCGCGCTGCCGAGCGCCACAAGGTGTTCCACCGGCTCGCACCGCTTGTGCCCGCCGCGATCATCTACGCGGCCGCGCCCCTGCTCTCGGGACTCACTTTCCCCATGATCGCGGCGCTCGGACGGCCACTCGGCATTCTCGCAGCCTGCTACATGGTGTACACGCTGCTGCGCGCCGGTCTGGCGTTCCTCGCGAGCGTAGGTGAGCGCTACAGTCACTCTCCGTCCGCAAGCCAGCGACCGATCAAGAGCTTCCTGCAAATCGCCGCCATCGTGCTCTACGTGATCGCGCTGATTGCCTTGATCTCGGTGCTGCTGGAGCGCTCTCCGGCGTACTTTCTCACCGGTGTCAGCGCCATTACTGCACTGCTCATCATCGTCTTCCGCGACTCGTTGATCGGATTCGTTGCCAGCATTCAGCTTGCCGTCTATGACATGCTGCAGGTGGGCGACTGGATCGAGGTGCCCGGCTTCGTCGCCGACGGCACTGTGATTGACATCGCGTTGAACACGATCAAGGTACAGAACTTCGATAAATCGATCGTCATGCTGCCGACCTACGTCCTGCTGACCAACAGCGTGAAGAACTGGCGTGGCATGACCGAGTCGGGCAGCCGGCGCGTCAGACATGCGATTCATTTCGATGTCGGGAGCATCCGCTTTCCCGACGAGGCGCTGCTCGCCCAGTTGCATGGCGATGTCGACCTGGCGCTTGCGCGCCCCACACCCGGCGATACACAGCGCCGCACGAACCTCGGCCTGTACCGCCTCTATCTGATCGCCTATTTCCGCGATCACCCGGCGGTGCGCCACGACATGCCGCTCGTGATCCGGCAACTGCAGTCCAGCCAGCCTGTCGTCGCGCTGGAGATCTACGTCTACGTTGAAGAGACCAACTGGGAACAGTATGAAAACCTGCAATCGGACATGCTGGACCACGCGTATGGAGTCGCGCCGCAGTTCGGCTTGCGTTGCTGGCAGCCGCAATGGCCGTCGTCTCCGGTGTAA
- a CDS encoding GFA family protein — protein MPAPYTGSCLCGQIKFELRHEPFTFYVCHCTTCQRRTGGAALPVMWVRRADLHVVGGEPIMLTFEFGRGRQRRSKACARCDTRLWAEPIDQSDLAILRPGTLQNQSEFSPIAHIFTRSKQPWFLIPDGIPGFEGSVGQQEELVRLCANGRSTGVKAGRIYGGPLVVRSLVPRSTSRSSVSTRSG, from the coding sequence ATGCCCGCACCCTACACCGGTAGCTGCCTCTGTGGTCAGATCAAGTTTGAGCTCCGGCACGAACCATTCACTTTTTATGTTTGTCATTGCACGACCTGTCAGCGAAGAACAGGCGGGGCTGCGTTGCCTGTGATGTGGGTTCGTCGAGCCGATTTGCATGTCGTAGGAGGTGAGCCGATCATGCTGACGTTTGAGTTTGGTCGTGGGCGGCAGCGGCGCAGCAAGGCGTGCGCGCGCTGTGACACGCGGCTTTGGGCCGAGCCAATTGACCAGTCCGATCTGGCGATACTGAGACCCGGCACATTGCAAAACCAAAGCGAATTTTCTCCCATCGCACACATATTCACCCGTAGCAAACAACCATGGTTTCTGATTCCAGATGGCATTCCTGGTTTTGAAGGAAGTGTCGGGCAGCAGGAAGAATTGGTTCGCTTATGCGCGAACGGAAGATCGACGGGCGTTAAGGCAGGCAGAATTTACGGCGGACCGTTGGTGGTCAGATCGCTCGTCCCAAGATCAACGAGCCGGTCATCTGTTTCAACACGATCTGGTTGA
- a CDS encoding efflux RND transporter permease subunit, with product MNISKFFIDRPIFAAVLSVVILLAGLIALTKLPTAEYPEVVPPSVVVRAQYPGANPKVIAETVASPIEEQINGVENMLYMQSQANSDGNMTTTVTFKLGTDPDKAQQLVQNRVSQALPRLPEDVQRLGVNTVKSSPTLTMGVNLVSPNGRYDLTYLRNYALINIKDRFAQVPGVGEVVLWGSGDYSMRVWLDPTKVARQNLTATDVVKAIREQNVQVAAGIVGGAPMTTSVPLQLSVNAQGRLKTEDEFRRIIVKTSPDGAITHLSDVARVEMGASEYALRASMDGKKAVQIIIFQQPNANSLQISDDIRKLTAELQKDMPEGVKAEIVYDPTQFVRESIDAVVHTLFEAIILVVLVVIVFLQTWRASLIPLLAVPVSIVGTFSLMLAFGFTINALSLFGMVLAIGIVVDDAIVVVENVERNIAAGLSPLEASYEAMREVSGPIIAIALTLVAVFVPLAFMSGLTGQFYKQFAMTIAISTVISAFNSLTLSPALSALLLKDHHAPKDWLTRAMDRVLGPFFNVFNKVFNRGSEGYGKGVGGIINRKAAMMVVYAVLLGGTVLFGKIVPGGFVPAQDKDYFVSILQLPAGASLDRTEKVVNEMGAMARKQPGVIHTPEFPGLSVTGLMNSSSSGLVFSVAKPSKERGKGETGADIVTGLNQQFSAIKDAAIATFPPPPVQGLGTIGGFKLQIEDRGALGYEALNKATQAFLAAAAKAPELGPSFSSYQINVPQLNVELDREKAKQLGVSVTDAFDTMQIYLGSLYVNDFNKFGRVYQVRAQADAPFRANADSILQLKTRNDRGEMVPLSSLVKVTPTYGPEMVVRYNGFLAADINGGPAPGYSSGQAMAAVERIAKETLPRGIRFEWTDLTYQQILTGNTAFWVFPISVLLVFLVLAAMYESVTLPLAILLIVPMSILSALAGVWLTRGDNNIFTQIGLMVLVGLSAKNAILIVEFARELEMQGRSIVQAAIEASRLRLRPILMTSIAFIMGVVPLVISTGAGSEMRRAMGIAVFFGMLGVTFFGLMLTPVFYVILRKLSGAKPLRDKHGRHPHIHGPDGSPVTREPAEQKVQEPALQD from the coding sequence ACGTTCAAGCTCGGCACCGATCCCGACAAGGCGCAGCAGCTCGTGCAGAACCGCGTTTCGCAGGCGCTGCCGCGTCTTCCCGAAGACGTGCAGCGGCTCGGCGTGAACACGGTGAAGTCGTCGCCCACGCTCACGATGGGCGTGAACCTCGTGTCGCCGAACGGCCGCTACGACCTCACGTATCTGCGCAACTACGCGCTCATCAACATCAAGGATCGCTTCGCGCAGGTGCCGGGCGTCGGCGAAGTGGTGCTGTGGGGTTCGGGCGACTATTCGATGCGCGTGTGGCTCGATCCGACCAAAGTGGCGCGGCAGAATCTCACCGCCACTGATGTCGTGAAAGCGATCCGCGAGCAGAACGTGCAGGTCGCGGCAGGCATCGTCGGCGGCGCGCCGATGACGACCAGCGTGCCGCTGCAACTGAGCGTGAACGCACAGGGACGTCTGAAGACCGAGGACGAGTTCCGCCGCATCATCGTGAAGACTTCGCCCGATGGCGCCATTACGCATCTCAGCGATGTCGCGCGCGTCGAAATGGGCGCGTCGGAATATGCGCTGCGCGCGAGCATGGACGGCAAGAAAGCCGTGCAGATCATCATCTTCCAGCAGCCCAACGCGAACTCGCTGCAAATCTCCGACGACATCCGCAAGCTCACGGCCGAACTGCAGAAAGACATGCCCGAAGGCGTGAAGGCGGAGATCGTCTACGACCCGACGCAGTTCGTGCGCGAGAGCATCGACGCCGTCGTGCATACCCTGTTCGAAGCGATCATTCTCGTGGTGCTGGTCGTGATCGTGTTCCTGCAGACGTGGCGCGCGTCGCTGATTCCGCTGCTGGCCGTGCCTGTTTCGATCGTCGGCACGTTCTCGCTGATGCTCGCGTTCGGCTTCACGATCAACGCGCTGTCGCTGTTCGGAATGGTGCTCGCGATCGGCATCGTCGTCGACGACGCGATCGTCGTCGTGGAGAACGTGGAGCGCAACATCGCCGCGGGACTGTCGCCGCTCGAAGCCTCGTATGAAGCGATGCGCGAAGTGAGCGGACCGATCATCGCAATCGCATTGACGCTCGTCGCCGTGTTCGTGCCGCTCGCGTTCATGTCGGGCCTGACGGGGCAGTTCTACAAGCAATTTGCGATGACCATCGCGATTTCGACGGTGATTTCCGCGTTCAATTCGCTCACGCTGTCTCCTGCTTTGTCCGCGCTGCTGCTGAAGGATCATCACGCGCCGAAGGACTGGCTCACGCGTGCAATGGACCGCGTGCTCGGCCCGTTCTTCAACGTCTTCAACAAGGTCTTCAATCGCGGCTCGGAAGGCTATGGCAAGGGCGTGGGCGGCATCATCAACCGCAAGGCCGCGATGATGGTGGTCTATGCGGTGCTGCTCGGCGGCACGGTGCTGTTCGGCAAGATCGTGCCGGGCGGCTTCGTGCCCGCGCAGGACAAGGATTATTTCGTCAGCATTCTTCAGCTGCCTGCGGGCGCGTCGCTCGATCGCACCGAGAAGGTCGTCAACGAAATGGGCGCAATGGCGCGCAAACAGCCCGGCGTCATTCATACGCCCGAGTTTCCAGGGCTGTCCGTCACAGGTCTGATGAACTCGTCGAGCAGCGGTCTCGTGTTCTCCGTCGCGAAGCCGTCGAAAGAACGTGGCAAGGGTGAAACGGGCGCCGATATCGTCACGGGTCTCAACCAGCAGTTCAGCGCGATCAAGGATGCCGCCATCGCGACGTTCCCGCCGCCGCCCGTGCAAGGGCTCGGCACGATCGGCGGCTTCAAGTTGCAGATCGAGGATCGCGGCGCGCTCGGCTACGAAGCGCTCAACAAGGCAACGCAGGCTTTTCTTGCGGCTGCTGCAAAAGCGCCCGAACTCGGGCCGTCGTTTTCGAGCTACCAGATCAACGTGCCGCAGCTGAACGTCGAACTGGATCGCGAGAAAGCGAAGCAACTGGGCGTCTCCGTCACGGATGCATTCGACACGATGCAGATCTATCTCGGCTCGCTCTACGTGAACGACTTCAACAAGTTCGGCCGCGTGTATCAGGTTCGCGCGCAAGCCGACGCGCCGTTCCGCGCGAATGCCGACAGCATCCTGCAACTGAAGACGCGCAACGACCGCGGCGAGATGGTGCCGTTGTCGTCGCTGGTGAAGGTCACGCCGACCTATGGCCCGGAGATGGTCGTGCGCTACAACGGCTTTCTCGCCGCCGACATCAACGGCGGCCCCGCGCCCGGTTATTCGTCGGGGCAGGCGATGGCGGCCGTCGAGCGCATCGCGAAGGAAACGCTTCCGCGCGGCATCAGGTTCGAATGGACCGACCTCACGTATCAGCAGATCCTGACGGGCAATACCGCGTTCTGGGTCTTCCCGATCAGCGTGCTGCTCGTGTTCCTCGTGCTCGCCGCGATGTACGAGAGCGTCACGCTGCCGCTCGCCATCCTGCTGATCGTGCCGATGAGCATTCTGTCCGCGCTCGCCGGCGTGTGGCTCACGCGTGGCGACAACAACATCTTCACGCAGATCGGACTGATGGTGCTGGTGGGCCTGTCGGCGAAGAACGCGATTCTGATCGTCGAATTCGCTCGCGAGCTGGAAATGCAGGGACGTTCGATCGTGCAGGCGGCCATCGAAGCATCACGTCTGCGGCTGCGCCCGATCCTGATGACGTCGATCGCTTTCATCATGGGCGTCGTACCGCTCGTGATCTCGACGGGCGCGGGTTCGGAAATGCGCCGCGCGATGGGTATCGCCGTGTTCTTCGGCATGCTCGGCGTGACGTTTTTCGGGCTGATGCTCACGCCTGTGTTCTACGTGATTCTGCGCAAGCTCTCCGGCGCGAAACCGCTGCGCGACAAGCATGGCCGTCATCCGCATATTCATGGCCCGGACGGATCACCCGTCACGCGCGAACCAGCCGAACAGAAAGTGCAAGAACCCGCATTGCAGGACTAA
- a CDS encoding glutathione S-transferase family protein has translation MKLYIAQATCSLAVQAVFNELGLTPELVHFDVFGKTTSDQSDFAAVNDLLYVPALQLDGETEPLTETITIASYLADQHPESGLIPKHGTIERARMDQLLTFVATEIAQKHIPLMRKLMTPEGIAFHSNKLLNAYGKLDARLADGRAYLTGEQFTVADAYVWATMWHERSGVNLDHLTHLKAYIERIETRASVRKALQDEAEIVAAHKEAIAA, from the coding sequence ATGAAACTCTATATCGCTCAAGCCACCTGCTCGCTCGCCGTGCAAGCCGTGTTCAACGAACTCGGACTCACGCCAGAACTCGTGCATTTCGATGTGTTCGGCAAGACCACGTCCGATCAGTCCGACTTCGCCGCAGTGAACGATCTGCTGTACGTTCCCGCGCTGCAACTGGACGGCGAAACGGAGCCGCTCACCGAGACGATCACGATCGCGTCGTATCTCGCCGATCAACATCCCGAGTCCGGACTGATTCCGAAGCACGGCACCATCGAGCGCGCGCGCATGGATCAGCTGCTGACCTTCGTCGCGACGGAGATCGCGCAAAAACATATCCCGCTGATGCGCAAGCTGATGACGCCGGAGGGCATCGCGTTTCACAGCAACAAGCTGCTCAACGCGTACGGCAAGCTCGACGCGCGTCTCGCCGATGGCCGCGCGTATCTCACGGGCGAACAGTTCACCGTCGCCGATGCCTACGTGTGGGCGACGATGTGGCACGAACGCTCGGGCGTGAATCTCGATCACCTGACGCATCTGAAGGCGTATATCGAGCGTATCGAGACGCGCGCTTCCGTGCGCAAGGCGTTGCAGGACGAAGCCGAGATCGTCGCCGCGCACAAGGAAGCGATCGCCGCCTGA